The genome window CGGGGAAGTGCTGGTCGAGAGCCCGGCCGACCTCGCGTCCGAAGTCGGACGCCGCGCCGCCGACGCCGTGGCCCGAGCCCGTCACCTTCCGTCAACCTGCGACCACTAAGGTGATCGACGTGCCGTACCTGCCCACCGTCGTGCTCGTCGCGATCGGCCTGCTGCTGCTCGTCGTCCTGCTGGTGCGGACCACCAAGGTCTTGCGTGGCTTCAAGCGGACCGCAAGCATGGTGGCTACGAACACCCAGGACCGGGCGGGGTTGCTCCGCGCCCGGTCGGCCGCGCTGCGCGTCGCCTTCGCGGAGCGCCGCCGGAAACCGGAAAACCAGTAACATCCCTACCAGACGCAGATAGGAGGCCACCATGCTGAACGGATTGCAGCCGTGGCATTTGATCATCTTGGTGCTCGTCGTCGTGCTGCTGTTCGGGGCCAAGAGGCTTCCCGACGCGGCCCGGTCCATCGGCAAGTCCATGAAGATCTTCAAGGCCGAGACCAAGGACCTCACCGGCGACAAGGCCGCGGCGACCGAGGACGCCGAGCCCGTCGAGACGAAGCAGATCCCGGCCAAGCCCGTCGCACCCGCTTCGACCGACCAGCAGGTCGCCGACCTGCAGCGGCAGCTCGACGAGCTGAAGAAGCAGCAGGCCGCCGACCAGCCGCAGAAGAACGCCAGCTGAGCGGCTAGGCCACACCCGGTCCCCCGTCCACGGAGCGCGCCCGACGCGGCGCGCTCCGGCGGACTCCCACGAGAACGGAACAACCCGTGGCGGAATCCGCCTCCGGAAACGGTGACACCCGCCGGTCGAAGCGGCGCAAGCGCAGCCGTCGCACGAACCCCGACGGCACGATGACGCTCATCGAGCACATCTACGAGTTCCGCCGCCGCCTCGGCTTCGCCATGCTCGCCGTCGTGGTCGGCGGGATCATCGGGTTCATCTGGTTCGGGACCAAGATCGGCCCGATCCCGTCGCTCGGCGACCTCGTGAAGGACCCGTACTGCGCCATCCCGGCGGACCGGCGGCTCGACAGCGCCGAAGGGTGCCGGCTGCTGCAGACCGTGCCGTTCGAGGCCTTCATGACCCAGCTGAAGGTCGGCATCGCGGCCGGGGCCGTGCTCCTCTCGCCGGCCTGGCTGTACCAGCTCTGGGCGTTCATCGCCCCGGGTCTGTACAGCAAGGAGCGCAAGTACGCGCTGACGTTCGTCGGGTTCGCGTCGGTGCTCTTCGCCGCGGGCGCCGTGCTCGCCTACATCCTCTTCCCGCACGCCCTGCAGCTGCTCATGGGCTTCGGGCAGGACGCGTTCGTCACCGCGCTGACCGCGGACAAGTACATCTCGTTCCTGCTGTCGCTGCTGATCATCTTCGGGATCAGCTTCGAGCTCCCGCTGCTGGTGGTGATGCTCAACCGCGTCGGCGTGGTGAAGTACGTCCAGCTGAAGAAGTGGCGTCGCGGCATCGTGTTCGCGCTGTTCGTCTTCGCGGCCTTCGCCACCCCCGGTTCCGATCCGTTCTCCATGCTCGGCCTCGCCGGCGCGCTCACCGTGCTGTTCGAGATCGCCGTCCAGATGGCGCGCTTCCACGACCGCAAGCTCGAAAAGGCCCGCGGCGACGAGGGCTGGGACAAGCTCGCCGACGACGAAGCGGCGCCGTTCGACTACACGCCGAGCACCGTCGACGACGAGCCGTCCACCCCGACCGCGTCCGGCGGCCGGTCGAGTACCGACGACGTCACGTAGTGGGCATCCACGCCGCGCTCGCCGTGCACCCGGCCTCGGGGCACGGCGCCGCCGCCCGGATCGCCGACACGGTCGCGGAGCGGCTGCGCGGCGCCGTCGACCGCCTCGACGTGCTGGTCGCCAACTCCGTCGAGGAGTCCCGCGAGCTGATGCGGACCTCCCACGCCGGCGGCCTCGACGTGCTGGTCGTGCTCGGCGGGGACGGCGCCGCCCACCAGGGCGTCCAGTTCTGCGCCAACCACGACGTGGCCCTCGGCCTGGTCCCGGCGGGCACCGGCAACGACTTCGCCCGTGCCCTCGGCGTCCCGGCCGAGCCACTGGCGGCGGTCGAGGCGCTGGTCGCGGCCCTGAAATCGGGCGCGCGGCGGCGCATCGACCTGGGCCGGATCGGGGACACCTGGTTCGCGACCGTCCTGTGCGCCGGCTTCGACGCGAGCGTCAACGAACGCGCCAATCGGATGCGCTGGCCGTCCGGGCCCCGCCGCTACGACCTGGCGATCCTGGCCGAGCTGGCGTCCTTCCGGTCCCGCCCGGTCGTCGTCGACACCGGCACCGGGCGGATCGAGCTCGACGCGACCCTGGTCGCGATCGGCAACACCCGCTTCTACGGCGGCGGCGTCCCGATCTGCCCCACGGCCGACCC of Amycolatopsis solani contains these proteins:
- a CDS encoding diacylglycerol/lipid kinase family protein; this translates as MGIHAALAVHPASGHGAAARIADTVAERLRGAVDRLDVLVANSVEESRELMRTSHAGGLDVLVVLGGDGAAHQGVQFCANHDVALGLVPAGTGNDFARALGVPAEPLAAVEALVAALKSGARRRIDLGRIGDTWFATVLCAGFDASVNERANRMRWPSGPRRYDLAILAELASFRSRPVVVDTGTGRIELDATLVAIGNTRFYGGGVPICPTADPEDGVFDVTIIGHATRRGLMRMLPGLRTGNHVTHPAVRTLRARSVELTGNSWPAYADGEPQGTVPVTVSCVPGALTVLA
- the tatA gene encoding Sec-independent protein translocase subunit TatA, whose protein sequence is MLNGLQPWHLIILVLVVVLLFGAKRLPDAARSIGKSMKIFKAETKDLTGDKAAATEDAEPVETKQIPAKPVAPASTDQQVADLQRQLDELKKQQAADQPQKNAS
- the tatC gene encoding twin-arginine translocase subunit TatC; amino-acid sequence: MAESASGNGDTRRSKRRKRSRRTNPDGTMTLIEHIYEFRRRLGFAMLAVVVGGIIGFIWFGTKIGPIPSLGDLVKDPYCAIPADRRLDSAEGCRLLQTVPFEAFMTQLKVGIAAGAVLLSPAWLYQLWAFIAPGLYSKERKYALTFVGFASVLFAAGAVLAYILFPHALQLLMGFGQDAFVTALTADKYISFLLSLLIIFGISFELPLLVVMLNRVGVVKYVQLKKWRRGIVFALFVFAAFATPGSDPFSMLGLAGALTVLFEIAVQMARFHDRKLEKARGDEGWDKLADDEAAPFDYTPSTVDDEPSTPTASGGRSSTDDVT
- a CDS encoding bacteriophage holin; translated protein: MPYLPTVVLVAIGLLLLVVLLVRTTKVLRGFKRTASMVATNTQDRAGLLRARSAALRVAFAERRRKPENQ